One genomic window of Sphingopyxis sp. OPL5 includes the following:
- a CDS encoding serine hydrolase domain-containing protein, with protein MRFVRKLMIGLAALAAVPLMAQGPAVAPPAKKVAVPATSAAKTAAAPVTLDRADLEAWLDGYLPYAIERARIPGAVVVVVKDGQVVLEKGYGFADVAKRAPVLPETTLFRPGSVSKLFTWTAVMQQVEAGKLDLDKDVNAYLDFKIPPYQGKPITLRNIMTHTAGFQESVRYLISSDPKAVMTLKKQMPLALPDRVFAPGTTPAYSNYATALAGYIVERASGEDFDSYVEKHIFAPLGMTHASFRQPLPKALEAHMSKGYPDVTGKAQPFEMVIPAPAGSLSASGADMGKFMIAHLNDGAGLLKPETAKMMHDYKAPGVGPLNSMALGFYEQWVNGHRAIAHGGDTVWFHSYLWLFPDADIGVYISMNSPGKAGDAGAVRSALFHKFADRYLPSTEKPGTVDAKTAAAHAQMMVGNYESSRGSFTNFMSLFGLLGQATIGLTEDGKITLPALDGLGAGARDWVEVEPFVWRDTGTGERLAAEVKDGRVTRWSVDAGSPFMVFEPAPAGTNAAWLNPALIFALGIVLLAALAWPVRALVRRSFKADFALEGKARRAYRLSRLFAWLVLAALAGWIGLIMAFSADIGSIGGPLDWLIHLLRILTPLATFGLLVTALWHLGQSIKGKRRWTMKLGAVLLVLAALPLVWVTLAFHLYGFNMVY; from the coding sequence ATGCGTTTTGTTCGCAAGCTGATGATCGGACTGGCCGCGCTCGCGGCGGTGCCGTTGATGGCGCAGGGGCCGGCGGTCGCGCCGCCCGCCAAGAAGGTCGCGGTGCCCGCGACATCTGCCGCCAAAACCGCCGCCGCGCCGGTGACGCTCGACCGCGCCGACCTTGAGGCCTGGCTAGACGGCTATCTCCCCTATGCGATCGAACGCGCGCGCATTCCCGGAGCGGTCGTCGTCGTGGTCAAGGACGGCCAGGTCGTGCTGGAAAAGGGTTATGGCTTCGCCGACGTCGCCAAGCGCGCGCCGGTGCTGCCCGAAACCACCTTGTTCCGTCCCGGTTCGGTGTCGAAGCTGTTCACCTGGACCGCGGTGATGCAGCAGGTCGAGGCGGGCAAGCTCGATCTCGACAAGGACGTCAACGCCTATCTCGATTTCAAGATTCCGCCCTATCAGGGCAAGCCGATCACGCTGCGCAACATCATGACGCACACTGCGGGTTTTCAGGAATCGGTGCGTTACCTGATCAGTAGCGATCCCAAGGCGGTCATGACGCTGAAGAAGCAGATGCCGCTGGCGCTGCCCGACCGCGTCTTTGCGCCGGGCACGACGCCGGCTTACTCCAATTACGCGACCGCGCTCGCGGGCTATATCGTCGAGCGGGCGAGCGGCGAGGATTTCGACAGCTATGTCGAAAAGCATATCTTCGCGCCGCTCGGCATGACGCACGCTTCGTTCCGCCAGCCGCTTCCCAAGGCGCTCGAGGCGCATATGTCGAAGGGCTATCCCGACGTGACCGGCAAGGCGCAGCCGTTCGAAATGGTGATCCCCGCGCCGGCCGGCAGCTTGTCGGCGTCAGGCGCCGACATGGGGAAGTTCATGATCGCGCACCTCAACGACGGCGCCGGGCTGCTCAAGCCCGAAACCGCGAAGATGATGCACGATTATAAGGCGCCCGGCGTCGGCCCGCTCAACAGCATGGCGCTCGGTTTCTACGAACAATGGGTCAACGGCCACCGCGCGATCGCGCATGGCGGCGACACCGTCTGGTTCCACTCCTATCTGTGGCTGTTCCCCGATGCCGACATCGGCGTCTATATCTCGATGAACAGCCCCGGTAAGGCGGGCGACGCGGGTGCGGTGCGCAGCGCTTTGTTCCACAAATTCGCCGACCGCTACCTGCCCAGCACCGAAAAGCCGGGAACGGTCGACGCAAAGACCGCCGCCGCGCACGCGCAGATGATGGTCGGAAATTATGAAAGCAGCCGCGGCAGCTTCACCAATTTCATGAGCCTGTTCGGACTGCTCGGACAGGCGACGATCGGGCTGACCGAAGATGGCAAGATCACGCTGCCGGCGCTCGACGGCCTTGGCGCCGGTGCGCGCGACTGGGTCGAAGTCGAGCCGTTCGTATGGCGCGACACCGGCACCGGCGAGCGGCTCGCCGCCGAGGTCAAGGACGGCCGCGTCACGCGGTGGAGCGTCGATGCCGGCTCGCCGTTCATGGTGTTCGAACCCGCGCCGGCCGGTACCAACGCCGCCTGGCTCAACCCGGCGCTGATCTTCGCGCTCGGCATCGTCCTGCTCGCCGCACTGGCCTGGCCGGTGCGCGCGCTGGTCCGGCGCAGTTTCAAGGCCGACTTCGCGCTCGAGGGGAAGGCGCGCCGCGCCTACCGCCTGTCGCGGCTCTTCGCCTGGCTGGTGCTCGCGGCGCTCGCGGGCTGGATCGGGCTGATCATGGCCTTCTCAGCTGATATCGGCAGCATCGGCGGACCGCTCGACTGGCTGATCCACCTGCTGCGTATCCTGACGCCGCTCGCGACCTTCGGGCTGCTGGTCACGGCGCTGTGGCATCTGGGACAGAGCATCAAAGGCAAGCGTCGCTGGACGATGAAGCTCGGCGCGGTGCTGCTCGTGCTGGCGGCGCTTCCACTGGTGTGGGTCACGCTCGCCTTCCACCTCTATGGCTTCAACATGGTGTATTGA
- a CDS encoding dipeptide epimerase, with translation MATMGKQKLALDLRVERFPYHQPFRISGHVFTETALLVAEISDGTHSGRGEGAGVYYLGDDIDHMLGEAQRVRGAIEAGVTREQLQELLPAGGARNAIDCAFWELEAKQAGRTVWDLAGLAAPQPLLSTLTLGADAPRMMARAALALDPEAPVKVKLTGDLGEDIARVEAIRAARPDAWIGVDANQGYSIATLRELLPVLVANGVAQLEQPLARGREADLDGLKRPLPFVADESAVTLADTASLVGRFDVVNIKLDKCGGLTEGLAIARQAKLLGLDVMVGNMMGSSLSMAPSFVLGQLCDIVDLDGPTFLATDRDPGVRYAGGRIHCPEEIWG, from the coding sequence ATGGCGACGATGGGCAAGCAGAAACTGGCGCTCGACCTTCGGGTCGAGCGCTTTCCCTATCACCAGCCGTTCCGCATTTCGGGGCATGTCTTCACCGAGACCGCGCTGCTTGTCGCCGAAATTTCGGATGGCACACACAGCGGGCGCGGCGAGGGGGCGGGGGTCTATTATCTCGGCGACGACATCGACCATATGCTGGGCGAGGCGCAGCGCGTCCGCGGGGCGATCGAGGCCGGGGTAACCCGTGAGCAATTGCAGGAGTTGCTCCCCGCAGGCGGCGCGCGCAACGCGATCGACTGCGCCTTCTGGGAGCTCGAGGCGAAACAGGCGGGCAGAACGGTGTGGGACCTCGCCGGGCTGGCGGCGCCGCAGCCGCTGCTTTCGACGCTGACGCTCGGTGCCGACGCGCCGAGGATGATGGCGCGCGCCGCGCTGGCGCTCGATCCGGAGGCGCCGGTCAAGGTCAAGCTGACCGGCGATCTGGGTGAGGACATCGCGCGCGTTGAAGCGATTCGCGCCGCGCGGCCCGACGCCTGGATCGGGGTCGACGCCAACCAGGGCTATAGCATCGCGACGCTGCGCGAGTTGCTGCCGGTTCTGGTTGCGAATGGCGTCGCGCAGCTTGAACAGCCGCTTGCGCGCGGGCGTGAAGCCGATCTCGACGGATTGAAGCGGCCGCTGCCTTTCGTCGCCGACGAGAGCGCGGTGACGCTCGCCGATACCGCGTCGCTCGTCGGCCGCTTCGATGTGGTGAACATCAAGCTCGATAAATGCGGCGGGCTGACCGAGGGGCTGGCGATCGCGCGGCAGGCAAAGCTTCTCGGGCTCGACGTGATGGTCGGCAATATGATGGGCAGCAGCCTGTCGATGGCGCCGTCGTTCGTATTGGGGCAACTGTGCGACATCGTCGATCTCGACGGCCCGACCTTCCTCGCGACCGATCGCGATCCGGGGGTGCGTTACGCGGGCGGGCGGATCCATTGTCCGGAAGAAATTTGGGGTTAG
- a CDS encoding dipeptidase: MKTSFPLTRRALVAGAVGTALSAPMIGRSAFAFAAAPGRSYSRRAVDLVASSLVIDMLAPLKITMSPDYVAHRLTDAEAAEFRASGITGFHNAYGLGGPDARAQGLEFLAGWQGFAGRNSHVFTLVDTVDDLDRAKVDRKCAVVMGIQNAEQFEKIEDVATFRRLGLRCAQLTYNSQNMIGSGSTERVDGGVSDYGAAIIAEMEKTKMLIDVSHCGDKTTLDAIDIAKGPIAITHSNARALVDHPRVKTDAAIKALAAKGGVMGITGVRMFVRLTDPTNVGHMADHIDHVAKLTGIEHVGIGSDADLNGYDDMKPDEYALLKQGYKASYGFRDKIDIDGFDHPLKVFDLTEELIRRGYSNENITAVLGGNFRRLLAQVWG; this comes from the coding sequence ATGAAGACGTCATTCCCGCTGACGCGCCGCGCACTCGTCGCCGGCGCGGTCGGCACCGCTTTGTCCGCGCCGATGATCGGCCGGAGCGCGTTCGCCTTCGCCGCCGCGCCGGGGCGCAGCTATTCGCGCCGCGCCGTCGATCTGGTCGCGTCGTCGCTCGTCATCGACATGCTCGCGCCGCTCAAGATCACCATGTCGCCCGATTATGTCGCGCATCGGCTGACCGACGCCGAAGCCGCCGAGTTCCGGGCGAGCGGCATCACCGGTTTCCACAACGCCTATGGCCTCGGCGGCCCCGACGCCCGCGCGCAGGGGCTGGAGTTCCTCGCCGGCTGGCAGGGCTTTGCCGGGCGCAACAGCCATGTCTTCACCCTCGTCGACACCGTGGACGACCTCGACCGTGCTAAGGTTGACCGGAAATGCGCCGTCGTCATGGGCATCCAGAACGCCGAGCAGTTCGAAAAGATCGAGGACGTCGCGACCTTCCGCCGCCTCGGTCTGCGCTGCGCGCAGCTTACCTATAACAGCCAGAACATGATCGGGTCGGGCAGCACCGAGCGCGTCGATGGCGGGGTCAGCGACTATGGTGCCGCGATCATCGCCGAGATGGAAAAGACGAAGATGCTGATCGACGTCTCGCATTGCGGCGACAAGACGACGCTCGACGCGATCGACATCGCCAAGGGGCCGATCGCGATCACCCACAGCAACGCCCGCGCGCTGGTCGACCATCCGCGCGTCAAGACCGATGCCGCGATCAAGGCGCTCGCCGCGAAGGGCGGGGTGATGGGCATCACCGGGGTGCGGATGTTCGTGCGGTTGACCGACCCGACCAACGTCGGGCATATGGCCGACCATATCGACCATGTCGCGAAGCTGACCGGCATCGAGCATGTCGGTATCGGCTCGGACGCCGATCTCAACGGCTATGACGACATGAAGCCGGACGAATATGCGCTGCTCAAGCAGGGCTACAAGGCGAGCTACGGCTTTCGCGACAAGATCGACATCGACGGCTTCGACCATCCGCTCAAGGTCTTCGACCTGACCGAGGAACTGATCCGCCGGGGCTATTCCAACGAAAACATCACCGCGGTGCTGGGGGGCAATTTCCGCCGCCTGCTCGCGCAAGTCTGGGGGTAA
- a CDS encoding FecR family protein, with translation MTGRDTRTRGGLLASSRTRPAIAATIAVGGLLAMGWYIVSDRQEPQAAAPLTIDTVVTAPAVLTGGTFKLPDGSGVTLTDGAVLENKFDDQQRRVLLFGGHARFDVAHDATRPFIVLGAGSRTTALGTIFEVDLRNSRPRVSLIEGAIEVASRNSDRSVRLQPGETAEVVTSDVRILPSMRSAAGPVAIDADRMPLGDVVARANTVNAVKIRLTEPALETIEVSGRFDLADPAALARELAAKLDLGVEIRADAIIIGPAPKKQRE, from the coding sequence ATGACGGGACGGGACACGCGGACGCGAGGCGGTTTGCTGGCCTCCAGCCGCACACGGCCGGCGATCGCGGCGACGATCGCGGTCGGCGGCTTGCTCGCCATGGGGTGGTATATCGTCAGCGACCGGCAGGAGCCGCAGGCCGCAGCACCGCTCACGATCGATACCGTCGTCACGGCGCCTGCGGTCCTCACCGGCGGCACGTTCAAGCTTCCCGACGGCAGCGGCGTCACGCTGACCGATGGCGCGGTTCTGGAAAACAAGTTCGACGACCAGCAACGCCGCGTCCTTCTCTTCGGCGGTCATGCCCGCTTCGACGTCGCGCACGACGCCACACGCCCCTTCATCGTCCTCGGAGCCGGCTCGAGAACCACCGCCCTCGGCACGATCTTCGAGGTCGACCTCCGCAACAGCCGCCCGCGCGTGTCGCTGATCGAAGGGGCGATCGAGGTCGCCTCGCGCAATTCCGACCGCAGCGTCCGGTTGCAACCCGGCGAAACCGCCGAGGTCGTCACCTCCGACGTCCGGATCCTGCCTTCGATGCGGTCCGCGGCCGGCCCGGTCGCGATCGACGCCGACAGGATGCCGCTCGGCGATGTCGTCGCCCGCGCCAATACCGTGAACGCCGTGAAAATCCGCCTCACCGAACCCGCGCTCGAAACGATCGAGGTCAGTGGCCGTTTCGATCTTGCCGACCCCGCCGCGCTGGCGCGTGAACTCGCCGCGAAACTCGATCTCGGGGTCGAGATACGCGCCGACGCCATCATCATCGGACCCGCACCCAAAAAACAGCGGGAATAG
- a CDS encoding GNAT family N-acetyltransferase — protein MSAPPKTKLAVAAEEEMAIRAAVRAADLSLLGARYHLADARHIEGLIALLSDPAVSDPIYDLPRPFTHDVLSAWISDARDRQARGEAILAVSVDEDGDVAGYSYFTVWPERSAAELAGAQRADGQGQGRGKTGAARSFGWMFDHLGVRLIGLTAAMDNLRSARVIEAAGFLSQGERRSVRPDGSIRVSRYWELAREQWRSRGQTGA, from the coding sequence ATGAGTGCGCCCCCCAAAACGAAGCTCGCGGTCGCGGCGGAGGAGGAGATGGCAATCCGCGCCGCGGTTCGCGCCGCCGACCTTTCCCTGCTCGGCGCCAGATATCATCTGGCGGACGCGCGCCATATCGAGGGCCTGATCGCGCTGCTGTCCGATCCCGCCGTCTCCGATCCGATCTATGATCTGCCAAGACCATTCACCCACGATGTCCTGTCGGCGTGGATTTCCGATGCGCGCGACAGGCAGGCGCGCGGCGAAGCGATATTGGCGGTCTCGGTGGACGAGGATGGGGACGTCGCCGGATATTCCTATTTCACCGTCTGGCCCGAGCGCTCGGCGGCCGAACTCGCCGGGGCGCAGCGCGCCGATGGACAAGGCCAGGGCCGCGGAAAAACAGGCGCCGCGCGCAGTTTCGGCTGGATGTTCGACCATCTGGGCGTGCGGTTGATCGGCCTCACCGCGGCCATGGACAATCTGCGGTCGGCGCGCGTCATCGAGGCCGCCGGATTCCTGTCGCAGGGCGAAAGGCGAAGCGTCCGACCCGACGGATCGATTCGCGTGTCCCGCTATTGGGAACTCGCGCGCGAACAATGGCGAAGCCGCGGGCAAACCGGCGCTTGA
- a CDS encoding helix-turn-helix domain-containing protein, with the protein MSAQSGIPVSTLSKVEHDRLTLSYDKLQQLSQRLNMRMSDLFAEDSEDASPRPTGRRSVGTIDNAVRVTTDNYDYHYLCTDLRQKRMIPILTRIRAHSATEFGELVHHQGEEFIYVLEGRMAVHTEYYDPVVLEVGQGIYLDSSMGHAYVVAEGCEEALVLGVCSSADDGLMDSLMSLHGEGEGGL; encoded by the coding sequence ATGAGCGCCCAGTCGGGTATCCCCGTATCGACGCTGTCGAAGGTCGAGCACGACCGGCTGACGCTGAGCTATGACAAGCTCCAGCAGCTCAGCCAACGGCTCAACATGCGCATGTCCGACCTGTTCGCCGAGGATTCGGAGGACGCGTCGCCGCGCCCGACCGGCCGCCGCAGCGTCGGCACGATCGACAATGCCGTGCGCGTCACCACCGACAATTACGACTATCACTACCTTTGCACCGACCTGCGCCAGAAGCGCATGATCCCGATCCTGACGCGTATCCGCGCGCACAGCGCGACCGAATTCGGCGAACTGGTCCACCATCAGGGCGAGGAATTCATCTACGTCCTCGAGGGCCGGATGGCGGTGCACACCGAATATTACGACCCGGTGGTGCTCGAAGTCGGCCAGGGCATCTATCTCGATTCGTCGATGGGCCACGCCTATGTCGTCGCCGAGGGATGCGAGGAGGCACTCGTCCTCGGCGTCTGCTCGAGCGCTGACGACGGGCTCATGGATTCGCTGATGAGCCTGCACGGCGAAGGCGAAGGCGGCCTTTGA